The genomic stretch ATCCTTTTGCGAGACACTATTGTCTTTCAAAGACATACTCAAACACATTGATAAAAGTACTCGTATTTTCCAAAATTTTCCTCGCACTTTCCTTTATGGTAACCGTACTTATCCTGCTGTTCCTCCCGCCCACAGCTCAACACCTGGCTTAGCGCTTTTCCAGAAACTTAATTAACGTTCATCGTTCATCAACTAATTGCCTAATTTATGCAAGTCAAATAAATGTCATGTCAACATATAATTAGTTATAGCCCCCGAAAATGCGCTAAGCAAATGTGACTCGCTCGGAAATTGTGTGTGCGGAAAATTTGCTAATTTATGCATGATTTAAATTCAGCATAGGGCATGGCATGCTTAGTGGGGTCCAGGTCCGGGCCGGGCTAATTAAATTCCGAGGAATGCTGAAATATTCAAGAAAAAAATGTCCGCAAACAATGAGGATTGAAAGATGAAAGAAAACTATGCCCTTGCAAAGACACTGTTGCCATCCTTGGAGACGGGTCCCAGGCCTGTACAGAGTGCAGAGGGCTGTGGCTCTGGGACTTGTCCCTTTCTTGGCGATACTTTGGCTGCACTTTTGAGGTCATCTTCCTAGACCCGCTGGGACGAGGCTTAGCCTTGTCAGCTGCCCCTGCTGTTGGCCAGCAtaattttgttattgtttttgcattgCATTACAGCCAACGGAGGCGCAGGGCAGGGTCAGCTCTGCAGCAGAGGGAGAAGATGGAGCAGTGGGAGCagtcttgctgctgctgctccttaaTCTATTGGATTAgcgaaaattcaattaagtcCGGTCCGAGGCTCCTCCTCCCCTTGCCACTCCACCCGGGACCAACTCAATTAAACTGTGTGCACTGTGCGTCgtggcaggggcgggggcagggtcGGTCTGAAAGTTTAACTCTGACATTTCGAATCGTAAATATTCCATATGCGATTGGGTGCAATTACTTTTGCAGAAAACATTCGCGGCTCTCATGCAGTATTTGTTTAGCGGGCTAAACCAAATATCGCTCCACTAAATCCACGTCACAATCTAgctataaaataataaataaacccccaccaacaaaaatcaaaatcattcCACCCGTTCCGTTTCGGCTGCAAGCAAAGGATTCACAAAAACGGCGGGGGTTTTGGGTTCATAAAAAATGGTTGCAAATTTCCAACCGAGTGCAAACATTGTTGTAGCGCAAATATTTACTACACTTTAAACTACACACATATATGGCAGGTCCATGGCCCCCAGCAATAAACCAACACCAGCGGCAGTAGAGCAAAGCACCACTACCAGCAACGAAAATCTATCAGTAAATGATTGAACAAATTTGTATCCAGCCTCTCTCCCACGCACGGAGAGTCAAAACAAGCAAATcgaaaaagtggaaaaagAGGTGAACGAGTCCGCAGAACGAAGTTCTTAGTACCCTTTTTAGAATCGACAATCAATCCAATGTGGATGGGACATATTATATTATCCATTTGCATACATTTCacgtattacaaaatatcGCATACCTCCGAATAACTGTACTATTCGCTATAATTAAAGTTGCCTTGCGTCTTACGACATTGGGTGCGACAGCGAAAATACTCGGGGATGTTTATATCTacttttaagtttttaaacaCTGCTCAATTAATATTGTGCGAAATTAACTGTCTGatggtatgggtatgggcCGCAAAACGGGACCACGCCGTGTACCGGCTCTAGCAACACTGGCGGCCAAATAGTATTGGTAGAGAAGAGCGGTTTAATGTCGAAATGCTTGTTACATTATTTTGTAAGCGTTAACATTTGGTCTCCAGATTTTCCGGACAACTGGGCTTAAAGTTTTCTGGACCCACGGGTTCTCGGGTCTCTCTCATTTGCGGTTCAACTGTTTGATTCAAGAATTTGGGCTTGCACTCGGCTTTCAATTCTGTAAAAACATCACTGGACTCTGTAAATAACACTTCCCCATCAGCCGGTCCCCAGTTTCCCCCCCTCAACTGTTGGTTAACCAATTTCAGTTGTTTGTTAATCTGGAAATAACTCGACGTTATTATAAATTCATCGAAACAATTAATGACAAACCAACCTTTCGGACTAACTCCAATTCATTATTGCACTGAAATAGATTAgctgcaaattgaaaaatattgcTGGGTTTCTTCTCAATGGCCTCAGTTATTATGGTACGTATTATGGCTCGAATTTCCGGATGGCGTTGCAAATATGTCCAATCTCCCTTACGCATGTTTCTGGATATATTCCCGACAGTTGCATAAAATTTTTCCATATTATCCTCATCTcttgaatatttgttttcatatACATCGGATTCGGTATGACTAGTCGTAAATCCGGAGTCCATGCTTAACTTTTGCCAAAAAAGTTACAAAAACTGTGTATGCTATATCTAATTTTATATCTGAATTATGAAACGAAACtatttgaaatgaaataaaatgctCGGTGTTCTCATTTAGGATTCGTCTGGATCATCaggaaaattatatttaacaaaaaaaaaaaataaacagattTAAGAGAAAACCCGACTCGATGACAATGCATGTTTGCATTACAGTATTGCCGTCACCAGGATTCAAACCTAGGTTCCACGGCCACAATGTGGGGTCTCAAATCCTGAAAACTTCCGCACAAAAAAAGACTACCCTAACTGTGAGAGTATTAGAATCAACAGAACGCTGAAAACCAATTCCAGAAATATGAGAGGCATTAAAACCAAAGACGTTCCAAGGCAGATAGCATTTAGCGGCCAAAGATCGGGCTCAAAGTatacagcaacaaacaaaacacgaCTGCCCTGACCCGCATTGACACACATAAATTGTTTTTCGGTTGCTCCACATACAGCCAAGGCAGTCGACAAGGCAAACAGAAAATGTTTAATAGTTCtaagaaacaaaagaacagGAAAAGGGATGGAAGATTGTTAAGGATAcaaaaattttgaatttagaAACTGTAGTTCCTGTAGTCCCATTTCAATGGACTCGAAAACCTATCATTCCCGAAAACCTCTTGCttgatatatttatttccGCTGTATCTTATACGAGTTATTCTATCTCTTTGCTCACTCATAGACCGAAGGttagaaaaaatatttgaagTATCTTAATCTCAAGcaatccactccactcctggCCGCAGAATTCTCCATCTCTTTCATTTGCTAAGCCAAACTCCATCAACTTTCATTTTCTCGGTTTCTCTGGTTGTCTCTGTGGGACGAGTCCGCTCCTTTGTCCTTCTAACAAAATAAgtcataaatatatttcgctgatttcatatttttccacAAGGTTGCGAAAATAACTTGCATAATGTACAAACGTGGGGCCAGCAAAATACAAAACGGACTTAACCAAGGGACAAAGGAAATCCCAACAGAAGagcgaatgggaatgggggccaaaagacagagaggacagagagcgagagtaaTTCATAAAGAAtggaaaagaagagaaaggcTTACTATTCGCCTGGATATTTAAGTAGATTTGCCTGTTGTCTTTCAACTGTTTCACCATCCACCCACCCAGACACGCGCACGGGCttagggctggggctggggctggggctggcgctCGTTCTCCGGCtttctttcatattttatCATTCCTTTCTTTTCCCTTTTGATTCCTTTTTTTGCTTGGCATGTTTTCGCGCTTCCCTTTTCATTCCCACGCTTTTGTACTTATAATTTCTCACGTTTTCCTGCAAATGCAGCACAAAAATTCTCGCAGTAACTTTTAATTTCATGCCATTTAATTCGTTGAAAGCGGAACAcggaaaaagaacaaaaaaattgacAGCTGAAGCCATGCCACAGAACGAGAAGAAGACACTGCAATTAcgggtgtgtgtatgtgtgtctctgtgtgtggaaGGCGAACGGAATTTGCCACAGGACACGCTTTATAACAAAAGTTGTTTCCTTTTTCCATTTTGCGACTTTCTTTCGTCTGTGTGCGCAGCGAAAAGGGACTACCAGGGGGGAATAACTCCTTGAAAAATCGAGGCCAGCTACTTGAaaatttttcgtatttttacATGCCTTACATTTCGCGGCCAGTGATAAATGACAAAGTAATGTGAATTgtgaaagaaaataaaaatgatctgTGGTCGCGCCATCATCCAACCGTGAGTAAAGTAACACTTTTTCTGAACATTGTTTTGTTCCTTTTCGAACGccaaaatttcaaatttaatcGAAACAATAGCAGTGCACGTCTAACAAGTAGAATAAGTAACAGAAAAATTCGACTCTATATTCTCCCTATAATATATGAGCTGATCGCATTGGTTTATTTAACACATTAAGGGTCAATGGGTACTTAAATACCCATGAAAATTGTAAGACTTTGAGAATTTTAGCGCCGAATTGGTGAAAGCTATTACagaaatacttttttttttattgtgagTAAAGAGGAATAATGGAGAAATTTCAAAAAGCACAATTTTTCGGTTCGATTACCAAAAAATTTTTACCTGAGATAATTCATGTTTTTGGTGGTTCACTTGATTTTGTACTATGTCAAAGTTTTCTCACGAAGCAACGTTTTTCATATTGGTAATGGCAATGACATCGAGGATAAAGTCTTGTAATAAACGCGAAATAAAATCAGGATTGCATAAATCAGGAGATAGTGTTTATCCAATAGTATTCAAAACTGTCATACTCTAGCGGACGAAAGAAAAGCTTTCATCATCAGCTTTTCTATCACCTTAAGTTGAATATTTTACCGATCAAAGAAACCGTTCATCTGCAACTGTTTTACCGCTTAGACAAGGATCATTCCCTTGCCCAACTGCATCCGCTGccattccattcttttccTTTAATGAACCCGCAAAAATGAACAACTTTTCTTATCTTGTCTGTAAACTTTCGTACAGCCAATGATTAAATAAAACTCCAGTTTTTcggtattgaaatattttttctaaaggaaaggaaaaggacTTTTTCCATTCAAAGCGAGCAAGAAAAGTCGACAAAAATTAAGTACTTTGTTGGCTAATTACAAGTTGATGGCACAAAAAAGGCTGCTCCTTGGTTAATTTTCATCGACTATATGCAgagtataaaatatttaaagtgcACTGCGGCCACgctagaaaattgattaaactTTGCTCCGCTAAGCGGGGTAAAGGTTGAGTCGGGGAACTTTTTTGTATGGTAGTGGGGTCTGGGGTATGGCTGTGCAAAAGGCATaaagcaaagccaaaaagGTGAGGCCAGCTAATAAAGTTTGTGGTAAAAGTAGCTTAGGCTGGGCCCACGCCCACCCATCGAAGCATTTTCCCAGAGGCTGCATAATTTGCAcatttgttgtgtgtgtgggtgggaggATGGGGTATGATTGGGCCAGTTTGGTTCGCGGATGCTCTTACCTTGTTCATGGTTAAAGTTTTAAGACATTACTTAACTGTTATGTGCACCTCAAGCGAACACACACCTTCACACAAATCACTTGGGCACGAAAGTGAAACTCGAAACTGGAAACTTTTCCACCTCCTCCCCGTCCCCCTCGCCAGCACCAAGTACGCTTCTTCTTCATCAGCATCTTGCTTTATTCACTCAACGCAGAAGAGCGCAGCGCAGAGCAGCGCAACTCTGCACAAACGTCGACGTCTTCACCGTCATCATGGGCTGCCTTTTGCAACAAACTGCAAATATGTTGCACACTTTTATGCGAGTGGCAAGTTTCTTTGGCCCAGCAAGGTGGTGGTGCACAAACTCGTAATACGGCATCTGATAACTATGAAAGGAAACTGTTCAGAACACCCGTACATAACCGGATGTACCTTCCTGTCGATCACGATAAAGAGTAGTAGTAGATCTAAAGTATATCGGGTATCtggtaaaaatataaaaaagaaagggATTCAGCAATGGTTGGAAAGTCAGTTGGATCTCCACTAAAATCCATTTTTTCTCAGAATACCATCCCCAGAAACTAAATAGAATACTAACAGAATACATGTGTAGTATTACTGTCTTCAAAAAAGtatgttttcattaatttttttttcattatatttattaataatatacACTTGATCTAATACATATGTCGGGGCTGAGAGACAGGGggctcttcttcttcttgcaTTTCGTTTTAGCCTCGTGCGCAGTGAGTCGCGGTTTTGTCTCTCGCTACTAAATCCATGAGCTAACTGCCGAGCACATTCTTGTCTCTGCTTCTCTCAGCTCTCGCATTGCTCGAAACAGCACTGCCAGATTCACTTGCTCTCCTTCCGCAATTCCTTTTTGAAGTCGCTCTCTCAAATGCAACAACACCGCGCCACACTCGGCCGAGAcgactctctctcgctctccagcCTCGTTCTCAGCAAAACACCAATTGAAAGCATAACAGACCCAACTCTACAGCgtattctttcttttttgttacCGTTTCTCAATGCTATACATCTCTTTCTCCTTCATTGTCATGCATCTCcgacacatacatataaacaaCCCAATTTCAACAAGTGGTTTTAATCAACCCATCCACTCATAAATTGTGATCAcatttgaataaaatataaaggACATAGTTTTCGATACATTTGCTTAAATTTTGTTCCAAGTTTTCATATCTGTGCCATTTTCCGCAAAGTCACACTTATTTGATGCTCTCATGCATCCACTTCTTgtctttttattttccataCAAGGTTGACAAATACATAGTAACGCAAGTTCTTAGGCAACAAAAACCATTCTCAACAAAAGGAcgtacaacaaaaaattgatgATGTTAAAATTGCTGGTGAGAAATTGCGCaatgtcatcatcatcatcgaaaGCGACATCCACATCCCTGTCGATGTCATCAAGATCAAAGAGCTGACTATTTCAGTGTCAAGCACGCATATCACCCACCATCTTCTCCGTCCACCCATCCGCGGACTCACAGCAATGACAATAGAATTTGATATTGTCAGTACtcaaaaaataagaaaatatgaaatggtTGTGTGGTAATCGTATtctatttcaatttttttatattttctattctAGATACTTCATTTATCTTGTGAGTCGTTcaattttgtattgtattgggAAAcgaatttgttgttgccataAATTTGTCAAATTTCAATCAATTGGAAAGATCGAACGATTTCTTCACTACGGTTGATACACTTGCCGAATTTTCGCCAAAGGCTGGTGTTGTTATACCATCTCCCGTAGTGCGTACGGGATGTCGTTCAATGTACCCATACTGACTATgcatcgggtataaatgtagagttgcggtcgcagcagcaactcacaacgtcccctcttttttattttggtttgttggctcatttttttttaaattgacaATGTTTTGCCTATGGTCATAATCCAACAGGTTTAAGTAAAACTAATTAGAATGTTGGTGAGACAAGATGGAGACATTATGCGAAAAGCAGGTCTTTCATccttaattatatttaaaagcAGTCGGTGCATTCTTTTCATCAAGATCTAGGTGTCCTATGCACTAACATTGGGGCACTGAAAAACCATATCCTTTTATTTACTTCTCTTGTAATTTGATCTTTTTTTCGCCAAGTCGATTGCAAACAACAGCTAATCCCAATTTTGTTATATCATGGTAATATACTTagaataaattattttttaaatcacACTCTTataacgtttttttttgtatttttgaacCAGCAAaccaacaaattaaattaagtagAAAAACAACGTTTTAGAACCAAAAAATTCATTAATTTCCAATAAGTTATTGTCTCTTGTAAACTAATACCAAATTCAATATAATTcagacttttttttttattagtaATGAATTAATATTATGTGGTACCAATCTTATTATTAAACGAGACTCAGGATCGTATACAGGAGATGGGATGTATGGCAGGGACACCTGCCAAAAAGTCACTTCTAGATGCATGAAGAAAGCTAGCTTAAGTTGGCGAACAAAGAAATACAATTGGGGTGAATGTGAGGGGTCACGAATCATATTCTCGGTTGAGTCCAAATTTAATCTCAACGGATGGTTCCCGCACAGTTCGCCGCAGAAGAGGGGAATACTTATTCCGAAAATTTTTGCATTGCCACCATAAAGCATTCGCCTTTTATTATAATATCGGGATGCATATCTTAATATAAAACTGAATCATTAATAATGAGAAGGGTACAgtaagtaaaaaaaaagtatgaaGAAATTATCCTAAGTCCTCAATCCGATAGAGAATGATATGACtgccaaaaaaggaaaatggaaGCCAAAAACTATGGTTGAATTgtggaaaattcaattttttctAGAATAGGGTCAAATATACCACAagatattaattattttataattttaaacaaaaattctGAAATAATGgttaaaagaaaacaaaataacctatttagtttttgttgaaTAAATCGTTTTTATTACTTTACTGAATTGTTCAGTTTGTTTGgtcaaattaataaaatgaaCCTGGAAAAAGTGTGACATGGAAAAAAaggtattttaattatatgaaTTTGATatcaaaaaatgtattttgttcttttgataataaattcagaaaaaaaagaaatattttttgacGAATTGAATAACATATGGGGAAACCCCAGACTCCAAACACGACACATTTTTGGCGAAATTTTATTGGCTGGAACAGGAATAGGATTCAGATTATGCCCAAATTGAATGGCACTTGGATTTCAATGATCCTGTTCCATTTGGGCATTCCTCCAGCTCAAGCTGCAATTATACACCCTAAAATCACAACATTCCCTCAACCATGCCTTAATTTCTCGCATGACTTTGTGAAGTCCATCAATCCCAAATATGTCTTACTTAGAGTCATCAATAAAAAGCACAATCTCCATAAAAAAATCAGGCTTTGGACTCCTACCAACATCCTCAATAGCGGCCCAGTTATCGACACAGTTATCGACAAGAAGACCAGCAATAGCTGCATCTAACTCCCACAAATTCAAGACCCACTAACACATACGAacatttaatatattatatatataaatactatttatacatatattttaggCAAATCCACAAGTCGATTTTGGCCATTTCAGCCAATTCGCCCTAGTTATTTCGTAATTATTGTATCTGAAAAGTGTAAAAGAAAGCCAAGCTGACTAATATATAGAAACTGATATGCAAAGTAAGTATCTCCTGTCGTTATCGCATGTTACTCGATCCACTAAAAAACAATATCGATATCTAAGCCAAAGCTTCTTATACCTGTTTATACGAATTCGATAACAAAGTTACCAGAATATGTAGCTGTTAGACcgtaaatatatacaatacttGACCCTGCGCAGAGGGGAAAATCTATCTGAAGTGGCAATCAATTCCGACATTTGATAAATTATCAACTGATTGAGATAGGAGGACAGGCGCTCCCTTTTCCGATGATCATTTCAGCTAATATTATTTTTCCACCAACAATTCCACCATCATTTCTTTCTCATTTCGGATTGCGcatggcattttttttttcgaatatTTTAGCCGcaatttgaataatttgtcAAAGGCATTTTGTTGTCATTCTTTATGCTCTATTAATTATGTGGTACATACACACAAGCACGGTTCATGCCTCCCAAATCGGGTTCCGCCTACAGACAGGATCTGAATTATTTATGCTCGCTTTATCGGGTAATCTGTTGGCGAATGTTAATTGCTAAAATGTTCAGACTacattttttcgattttcattCTGTTACTGCAAATGTTTTAAtagtatttaatataatttcttACTTTTGTAGCTTTGTGCCTGACtgtttataataattttatgtGTTTTCGGTCAattgttttctatttttccatgttaattttggttttttcctcACCACTTTGACAGTTCATGTGTAAAGAGAGGGCGGGCATATGCTTTTATGAATAAGCCCATGCATTATAAAGATTTCCTATATCAAATGTGCGGGCCattgaaattattaaatatgcCACCAGGCCGATTACAGAAACCCCCTTATTCATAGCTTTTGTGCACTTCTCAGTGCAGAAAAAATTtgctaaaaatatacatacaaaaaatgagcgcttaatttatttgtttatctATGAGAGGAAATCAGACAATATGGGAACGGGTATTCATGGCAAATTAAATTGTCGTTGCACAGCTGAAAAACTCTGCAGAGCTTTAATAAAGTACGGCCAAGATGGTTGGCGATAAGAGACTTAATTAATCACTTGCAGGAGTTGTCGAAAGGTTATCTGaactttattttaaaaaagTACCCTCTTGTTTAATTTTtcaccacaaaaaaataaaagaaaaccacTCATATGCTTTTGAAAGTGAATACCAAAAATTAACAAGATTTGCTTAAGGCAATCTCTTAATTGTTTTGCAGCAATTCAGAGCAACAACTCCAGAGCTATAATAAAACACGGATATATTGTAATGTCCAAGAAGGGATGGCTTGTAAACCAACCTGTCGTTGGATTGACCATCTTTATATTGAAGTGATATCCATCCTCTCCACAACACGATACAACCGAAGAATCTCGTACACGCGTTGCAATTGTCCACCATCTCGAGGCACCTGAGAACAATATCGCGAGATTTCACATTCTCGTCAACAAATACTACTGGGATTTCATTGATAGTTGGAGCATGGAATTGTCTTCCATGGCCTCCAGCGGGTCTTTTGTCTGCTCTGGCCATCGGAATGCATTCTATCCAATGCGGTTTTGAACAATCTGTCTAATTCATTATGCCATGCAGAAGATTTTAAAATCGTTCTATCATTTCACGTTCAGTGCACAGCGCTTATCTGGTTCAATTGTCTAATCACGAACGAAAAAGATCTGAAGGAAAATATGATCTTTGTTATGTGGTGTAACAAAGCGCCCGCTCGATGGTGAATTTGGTGCCGTTACCTTATACATAGCTTAATATAGTATAGAAGCCGGGTTGATCAACAACTTCAGCTTCAAATGACGCGTTAGATTTAAACGGATACTATGACAAGTTGCATGATGTGTACGTCGTCCAAGGTTTGAGACTATGACAATTCCTCCTTCGCCCACTATTGTAGGCTGAGATTATTTTCCATAAGCAGATATACACACATCTCTTCTTTTCTTCGTGGCACTTTCAATCAGTTGTGCTAAAACTCTTCGTATCAAAACATACTTTGTTACATAGATGCGAGATGATCTAAatattattttgatttaattctGAATTGATTTCCCAACCTGCTCTATAGTAAAGGGCGCTGACAGGTTGAATAGATCCacattaattatattttcctGTCTTGAATATCGTGTATAATCTCAATTTATGCTTACTCGTACGTTagatattaaaaatacactttattcttaacctaacctaacctaacctaacctaacctaactaACGTAgaatttggaatttttttAATCATGTTTTTCGGTTTGATGTTTTACAAGTCGAGTGTCGCACTAAATATTCCAGAGTGTCAAACAATCATGAATCTAGCAGCTAGGTTTCGTTCGGGCACTGACTATTTGACTGATCACAAATTTCAATGGCTTTACCAATAAAAGGCGAGGTTTTACAGCCCCTCAAACTCTCACATCTGCCAAAAAATTGACGCCCACAATGCAGTGTCCTTGGACTacaaaaatcaacgaaaaCTCGCAGATGCAGGCCGGCATAGGCATGCAGGCGAAAAGAAAGGCAGCCAAATTTGTATCAAAAAGTTGTTAAACCTTCATAAAACGAATCTGGAGAGGGAGCTCCTCTGGCGGCAGGAAATGAAAAGAATGAAAAGGAATTTGTAACTTTGTGTTGTGGCCACCAAGGGTCTATAGGTGGGCGGTGGTGTGTGAGGGCATGGGCCAGGGAGCGAACATAATTATgcaaactaattaaaatactCATACGATGCGTTCATCTGGCGCTACTGTTGctgccagccccagcccagcgATGCCCTGTGCGGCCGCGGCCTCGCCCTCGCTCTCACACTCTGCCTCTTCCCGTGcctgccttgccttgcctgcTCCTTGGCGCCCATTTTTAATTAACAGTAAGCGTCCCAGCCATAAGAGCGGCGGAATAAAGAACAAACATGGAGGGCTAGAGAAACAGCCAGGGACGGATAGGGATGCATAGGGAGGGAAGGATCCGTGGCGGCCTGGCTGAGGCCGGGCAG from Drosophila pseudoobscura strain MV-25-SWS-2005 chromosome 4, UCI_Dpse_MV25, whole genome shotgun sequence encodes the following:
- the LOC6902675 gene encoding uncharacterized protein, with the translated sequence MDSGFTTSHTESDVYENKYSRDEDNMEKFYATVGNISRNMRKGDWTYLQRHPEIRAIIRTIITEAIEKKPSNIFQFAANLFQCNNELELVRKINKQLKLVNQQLRGGNWGPADGEVLFTESSDVFTELKAECKPKFLNQTVEPQMRETREPVGPENFKPSCPENLETKC